The Lutra lutra chromosome 1, mLutLut1.2, whole genome shotgun sequence genomic sequence CCTATGATGCATAGCCCTCAAGTACAGAAATCTCAAttaattttgcatgttttttttctgagaatttaaatgttaataaaaaactaaCAAATTCATGACCTACCGTGGCTATATTGCCGTCTGTAATTAACTGTGCTTATTTTTAATCTTAGAGATGTGGTGAATCAGAGGTATTGGATGAGAAAGAGTCCATTTCTTCAGCCTCTATTGCTGGATCTAGTTTGCctattttccagaatgttctattaAGATTTTTAGATACACAGGCCCCCTCATTATGTAAGTAAAGTTCTTTGCTTCTAGATCCTAAATAAAAGATTGGAgctaattcttctttttcttcctttcttgcgtCTTAATCAAGAGTTCTTGGTGCTGAATGTAATGTATATTTTACTGAGCAAAATTTTGTCGCATGATTTTAATGGAGATTTctatgcaattttaaaattaagtgagCTGCAAAGACTTCAAAATCtccagagttttaaaaatgtaaaaataagtcaCCTCATTCTCTAATATTTGGTGGTATAGTTTTCCCGTTCTAGCTCTTTCTTACCAAAAGAGAGGAGCTAAAGTCCTCTGATGTTTCATTGTCTATATTTGGTGGTATAGTTTTCCCGTTCTAGCTCTTTCTTACCAAAAGAGAGGAGCTAAAGTCCTCTGATGTTTCATTGTCTAATCACTGTTGTGATtaggaattttctctttttgcactgttttcttttttttttctttctttctttttttttttttttttggtgcaaaatggtggtttattaaagcacggggacaggacccgtgggcaggaaagGAAGAGCTGTTGCCCCGGGTTGTCTTTTGcactcttttcaaaaatttttccttttctaactgctgataagaaaaggaaaagtcaaacAAAGTACTTTATAACCAGGTCCTTGATGTAAGGAAACAGTTTGTGCAGGCGGCTGGCTGCTTGCCTGTTCTCTCTGGGATGTTCTTTCATTCTCCCgttcttctgtctctttttctatTGTTTGTGGGGAGTCGAGGGTTTGGGTGTTATAAGACCAGTGGGTTTATACTGTAAATTGACACTTGAAAGATTCATTTATGTGTGCTTAGCCATCTTGATCTTTTTCTGAGGCTTTCATGTGACAAAGTGCAGCAGGGCAAGTCTTCAGGTAGGTAgtgctgaaacaacagaaagatgGCATAAAGTGAAAAGTGATAGAAAGGGGAGAAAATGCATGGAGGGGGCGGGAGGGACAGGTTTGTTGTGAAGAATGAGGTAAAGCAGCGAGAAATAGTGCTGCTCCCAATTCCTCTGAGAAGGCCCTTGTTTTGGGTTGAATGGTGCTTGGGAGTGAGGTTCTTAAAGTGGCTCGGTGGCTGTTCTGGGCTGGGGGAGAGCTGGAGACACACTGGTGGTGGCAAGGTAGGCAGCTGTTGTGAAACatggaagaggaagcagaaaaatgcAGGACGGAAGAGATCCTAGGGGGTAGAAAATAGATGGTCAGGAGTGGAAGTCAGCTGCTCCAACTTCTCTTGCATTTCCGGAGGGGACGGATACACATTTGCCCTTGCTGTTCCTCAGCCTGTCCTCACTCCTGTTTGTTCTTTGGGAAGCTCTTCCTCCTGTCTGCCTCTGCTTGTTCTGGGGGATCCGGAAGAGAGAGAGCGGTGTTACTTCTTCATGTAGACACTGTGTGTCGCTGACTTTAGCGGACAGCAGCAACCGCCAAGGCTTCAGTGTTAGGGAAGGAGCTTAATGTTCCCTGGATCCATCTGTTTGTCTCTATTGGTGTTTGTGAGCAGGATGGTACCAGGGCCCGAGCCTCAGAGGGTggctcttaacattttttaacctcTCAAGGGTGCAAAGTTTCAGAGAGCAGAGGCAGTATTGAAAGTCATAATATGAGTTGAACGGACTGGCTATCAACTGGGAAAGACCGCAGAGCTCCATCTCTGTGTCTTccatcttccctctttttttttttttttttagtggatcCCGTGCACTAGTATTTTCAAGGACCTTTTGGATTGTTTTATTGTGAAGTGTCCTTTGAAAGGTACACACATACACCTTAGAAATATATGGACACTCTCAAGCTGTGCAAACAGTCTTGAGCTGTTTTACTAGTAAAACCAGAGGAAAGCAGtttggccccccccccccccactttttttttttccttacctgaAACTTTGTGTTTATGTTATTACTTAAGTGGTTACTCATTTGCCAGGGACCACTATCTTTAAACTGGAAATTGTCCTTAACACACTGGATACTGTTTTTCAAGTCCAAAGGGATGATCAAAACCCATGTGCCCATAATGCACAAAATGCTTGGGTTTCATAGTAAATTTTCTAATAACTCTTCtattatgtaagaaaaaaatgaaaatattaagcttttatttttttaagatttgctttttaaaaaatttgagagagagcatgagtggggactttggtggggaagggcagggggagaagcagaccctccctccaccccccgctcccagcaggaagcccaaggtggggctccgtctcaggaccctgagatcataacctgagctgaaggcagttgcttaacccactgaaccacctgggtgccccatgtTAAGCCTTCCTGTTTGGTGTTTTCTTCCTACTATATCAAGGGGACTGaattgttgatctttttctttatagCGGATCCAAACAGTGAATGTGAAAAGGTAGAATTTGTGAATCTGGTGCTGCTCTTCTGTGAGTTCATCCGACACGATGTCTTCTCTCATGATGCATACATGTGCACCCTCATATCTCGAGGAGACTTGTCAGTCACCGCCTCGACCCGACCACGGTCGCCAGCTGGAGAGAATGTGGATGAACACTACCCAAAGGACCATGACATGAAAATGGAGGTATGGCCCTGGGAGTGGTGCCCCAGCCCTGAAAACAACTCAGCTGGGGAAACCCCTTTGAGAGGATCCTTTGGTGGTGGAAGGGTGATTGCATTTTAATTGTATTCTCCTGTTAAAGAACTCATTTATCTCTGTTCCTCACTTATGAAGAAaacatatggaatatatatatattccagaattttcttttggaTACTCTAAAACTATTAAAGATTTGACAGTACATAACATTTTTTTACTGGACAGGAATTATATGCTtccaattttatgtatttctaatttccagtttttctttaacattgtgCCTTAAAATCAGACTGATTTTGGCCTAAAGTCCCTTTCTAAGGAACATCTTTTCCCCAGTTCATCCATTGCTTCTGTCTTTCCTACAAAATGGGACATCCTGTTTTGATCATAACATaccatattttcatttcaattaattGAAAACTCTAAAATGTTGTGAAATTATTCTTGTCAAATTATTTCATACTATGACTATAATTTAATGCCAATTTCTGGTGTTTTGGACATTGTTCCATATACTTAAAGAAGTTTTCAAGGCAGAAAACATGGAGGTGGTaaagagaaaagagtggaaaatgGTGAGAGattgtggaggttccttaaaaatcAAGCCTCATGATGGTTTTGTGAGCGCTTAAGCATATGCTgtgatgatatttttaaaacactggttATCCTTGTAATTGAAAGACCTGGTATTAGAATTACATGTGTGGATTCATAGTTCGTGTTCTTAAGATTTCGTGATCAAATGGtgcaggaattttaaaaattccttccttaATACAAATACTGTTTCCAAATTTGCCTACATTAGAAGTTATAAAAGGCTAAAAACCAAAGTTACTTTACCTGTTtatgtttcttttacatttctgtttcttcctttctattcttgGATATCGAGTTTTCTTATATCTTAGGTACACTCTCAGATTTTCTAGGTAAAGTTTGTGAGCACGTGACTGGGAATACCCTAAAGGAGGGACATTATGGccagtttgtttttaatgtcttaagTTTGTGGGCTCTTTCCTTGAAGTATCTTGAAAGGTAAATCTGATGAGGATAAAGAATGTAACTTCTTAAAGCAAGTGCATGTCttaaaacttctctttttttgggAAAAATAGTTACTAAGGAGAGAAAAGACCTAGGGTGGTTAAAAACATCACTGTCATATTTTAGCTTCAGGTTTTTAATGAACTACAAAATTTACAGTGtcactttctttctctggcaATCATCAGGAACAGACTATAATGACGCATATGGGCATTGACTCAGGAACTACTAATATTTTTGATGAAGTAGACAAGAATGACTTTAAAACTGACTTTGGTTCGGAATTTCCAGTAGGTTCAACCTTCAAATTCTTATTGACTATTAaccccctcttccccacccctatCCCAGCTTGTCTCCGTCCTTCTGTTCCTTGCCCCATGTACTGGAATGACCTTTGTACCGATGTAAATGTGATCCTGCCATATTCCTTGCTAGGGTACAGTGACTCATCTTGTGCAATTGTCTCATTTCAGTTCATCCTTAGTTTTGGCTGCATTGTCTCCTTTGTAGATTAGAACACCCCTGTCCTCCTAATTGACTATCTGTGACTCTTTTGCTCATTTGAGATCATCATCTCTCAGGAATACATGAATAGTTTGATCATGACAGTCTCTGTTGGTTTGCTATGTATGTAGCTTTTCTGGATCTGGACTTGTTATACTTTCTCTACTTTAATTTCCATATAGTTATAATAATTTCCTCCTTATGGTTCTCAGTGAGGTGCTTTATAAAAAACATATTGTTTGGAATACTGATTAAAACTTTTATATCTGGTACTCATTAGTTTTGTTAATGAtttctgtgtttatgtttttGTAGGAAATGTAACCCTATGAGAAAACACTTAACCTATGAGTCTGATGTTGTTTCTGGTCCTCTGGGAAGTGTAGCTTTGCATAATTCTTATGAGTGTGTTTGtcattttctcatcttcaaaTTAGGAGATTATGTTGACAGTTTCCTACTAATCTGTATATGAATTTTGTGGAGATTaacacagtttcttttttctctttattttctcagtgCTTAAAGAGGGAAGAGATAGTGTAGGAGTGTCTTGTGTATTTGGAGTTCTGGTATGTAGTGCTGTGTTTTGGTGTTGCTCTCTTTCATTTACaatctccaacatttgttttacATGACTTAGATTTTTTCTCCCATGCCTGGAGACTCCTGTGAGAATGCCAACCCTTCCTTGGGCAGAAGAATGTCGGTTAATGGTGAGAAGTTGCTTAAGAGAGAAAAACCCAGGGAGCTAATTTTTCCATCTAATTATGACCTCCTGCGACACCTGCAGTATGCAACACATTTCCCCATACCTCTGGTAAGTCACGGCTTCAGTCAGTTGACAGCcttgattgtttcattttatggtcaTTAACCACGACTCTTCTACTCTTGCCTGAGTAATACATATGAAAGCAGGTGAGTTTTTCATTCACTGCTTCTTTTGTTATAATTATGATCATATAGCATATGTATAGTTGTAGTTCAAATTTGTGATGTGATGATACTGGCTAGCTAGAATTAACGGAATTTTCTAGATTAGTATCCTTTTATCAAGAGCATTTGAGTGACTGCAAATGACGTCTAAATGTATTTTCCCACTTCCATTTTACACTCATTTACTGAGTGTCTTTTATGTGCACTGTATTGTGGCAGGTACTTGGTGTTATGCAGATGAATGAGAATTTTGGGACACAGGAAAGATGAATAAGATAGGAGGGAGACACATGTGAAATGATATGCACTaaaacacaagcagtaatttAGTAAAAACCCAACTGCCCACTGGAAGGTGAACTGTTTGATATGCCTGGGTGTCTTACACtctcaaagaataaatattggaggggagaaagagagcgTTTGATTGAGAAGATGGTTAAGGCTTCATAGAGGAAACCAAGTCCATATGACATGGACTTGGATTTCACTCCGATGAATATAAGAATTGAGCAGCATATGAGAGATATTTACTGGGAAATGTAGTGTTTGACTCATAAGGAGTGATGTGATTTTTACTGAAGGGAAACAAGATTGGTTTTTTGatattaattaatgaaaattGGACCCAAATCTGtaaatgtgtttataattttaggtttactatcttttttcttgggattttaagagaaattttaatgAGCCATTTTTTTCGTTgcacactattattattattattattatttttttttaaattttattttttataaacatataatatatttttatccccaggggtacaggtctgtgaatcgccaggtttacacacttcacagcactcaccatagcacataccctccccatattagtattattttaacaGCAGTGTAATTGTGAGGTATATATAATGTTGTCTTCTGGATATCTTTGAGGAGTTTTGCTCTGCaaactaaatattttcttaatttttaatttctgttatttttggaacttttcaaaattaaaaattttttttacacttattttttttataacaacTAAGAATCTTCTTTTTGGTGCCAGTTTTTCTGTGTCCAGGGCTATGTCAAAACTTGCCACAATTCTTTCTGTTCATCACCTGTACACATCACTCATTTCCAACATAATGGAATAATCTCACCATGCATTTAGGGCAACAGAAAGGATAGCCTGATATTTTAGAGATGTGTCCTGAAAAATTTATGGATGAACTATTGCAATGTCTGGGATTGGTCTTAAAATAGTTGGCATCAAaagtggggggaggcaggattTGAAGTCTGGAGTTCAGTTAACACTTAATGcaccaatgttaatttcctatTTTGGCAAATGTATCACGGTGATGTAAGGCATTAACATTAGCGGAAACTGAATGAAAGGTATAATGGAACTTGCTGTACTATCTGTGTACCTTTTCTGTAAACTTTAaagtattccaaaataaaaagttaatttaaataaaaagaggagaggTAATAAATAGGCAAAATGTTGAATGTGGTTGAATTGGTTGAGGATTTTGTGTTCCTCTCTTGGGTAGGCAGGGCTTTGCTGGCTTTCCTCTTCCATATGTCTTGGTTTAGGGCACTACCCAAGCACGGACATCTTTCTTCTATTGTTCATGTAATCCTTGGCCATGCAGTCATTCCCAGCACGTAACATTCTAAAGACTGCCCCCTCCTTGGAGGAAGGAACATGAATGATTTCCAGTGATTAAGTCTCTCATGATGGATTATGACATAACTGTAATGCAGTCATAAAGCAACTGCTAGAAAATTGATGTTGCAGGATAAATTTTTTCGTAGCCTTCTATCATCAGTTGCCTTAGGCCTCCCTTTACTGTGTCATTTAGAATAAATCATCACTAATGTTACTAATGTAACATTGACATTAGGAATGCTGTAGAGAGTCTGGTCCTCTTCCttaataaagagagaaaatttgacTTACCTATTACGCATGAATGTGAGAAGAATATaagaatatgataaaaaaaacaaattgttccctcccacccccatttcctATCTTAAAGATGTAGCTCTAGTAGGTGAAGACCAAGGAGAGAGACTAATAGGGACTTGACCAAAAGATTCAGGAAAAGAAACTAGTAGTTTCATATATGCTGATAGGAATCATGTCTTGATCTGCCAGGCAGCAGACCATCAGCAAGCACAGGTTCTAGTGGGCTGGCATTTCTGCAGCATAGCTGTGGCGTAGCTGTGCCCTTTACACCCTGGGGCAGAGACATAAAGCTGAAGGGGGGTTCCTGTCATGACCACTAGCTAGCTAGACTTTGTCCAGGGCTCACCATGGTGGAAGTGTGATAGACACTTGTTTTGGTGCATTTTCTCATTTGGTGCATTTACGCTCTTCAAACTAGGGGATATGAAATTGTACACTGGAATTGTCTTGGGTTCAAGCTTCAGAAAATAATTCTCAGTACAGGACTAAAAATGACTCTGGAATCaaatttgttttgttagtttccaggaacactctttctttcttattttttatttttttacacaaaTGGGAAAATTTATTAAAGTGAAAAGTACACTCGTGAAACATGAGCGTGGGCGAGCTCAAGAGGCTGCCGGGAACACCATTTCTTAATCACTGCTGCTAATGCAAACGTATTACCACTTGTTGCAAAACAGACTTTTGCTATTCAAATgaaactccccccacccccgaagtCTCAGGTATGGTTATCTaaacttttcaattttctttttcctaaataagtcttatattttatatcatcCGTTGAGTCCTTTCTGCATTACTGGCCTTAGAGAGAATTAGATCTGAGGGTTGTGACCCTGAGAGCTGGAGTCACCCCTTCTTTAAACTGGAGGCCCCATGTGGGGTCAGACTCAGACATGGTGCCAGTCAGCCCACCATGTGTTGTATTCCCTACAACGTCTTGCTGTGTATATCTGGCATGTCTATTTTAAGTCCATTTGACTGGTGGTGTTTTTCCATACCTTTGATGTGAGTTTCTAGTTCCAAAACAGTAGTTTCAGCAGTCAGTGCAGTTTAACAACTTGCTTGAAAATTCTGTAGGGTCTATTTCATGTTACTACAAAACAAGAAATCACTGGATTTGTCATTACTTACGGTGGAAAGTCTTTATAAACCTGATAGAATATAAGTGTATAAAGTACATTAAACACTACTCATGTATTTCCAAGCCTCTTCAGAAGTGAATAGGTTTAGTTGCTGTGTCACAAAAcaattagatattaaaaattgGAGTAGTGAGCTAAAAGGTTACCATCTTTGAAatgatggattaaaaataaatcgGGCACAGGTGGTTTCATGGGAAGATCAGTTGGACTTTTTTGGTATGATCTAAAcggttttatttaaattgtgttGCTGAAGGGCTTTCTGGCACCTACAGGGAGattattttgcatatttctaTCAAGAAGTCAGTTACCCGGTATTTAAATGAATACTTCATGAATGCCTCTGAGCTTGTCCTAAAACTCTTTGAGTTTTCAAGGATAATACACGGTTTTACGTTGGTTCAACAGgatcttttagtttttttatgcAAATACTTGGGCTTAGGACCATTAACAACCACAAGAGTACTGCTTAGCTTACATTTAGACAAGTTTCTCAGTAACCAGGCCACGCATGTGTCTCTTACTTaggctcttttctctctttcctggtaCCTGTTGTCCACCGAGGCAGGAAGTGATAACACGAAAAATCCCATATTTTACGCGTTGTTTTCaccatttgatttttcttttggagaCGTGGTCTCCTTAGATGAAGCAAAGGTCTTGGTGACTGTAAAGCGGAATGCTTTTGAGAGATGATAGTACAGGATAGGATCAAAACACAGGTTCGACACAGCAAGGAGCAATGTGGCCTCTTTGGCTTTAAAGAGTGAAATCCTGGTTGGGCAATCAGATATCACCTCTGTCTGGCTCAGGGTGTATGGGATTCGGACAATGTGATATGGAACAAAACATATGATGTAGCCGGTAGTCACTAAAAGAATGTTGATGAGGGCTTTTTTCACATACTGATAATTTTCGTTGTCTTTGTTTCTGTAGAGTTGTCGAATTACAAGGCAGTTAGATATTAAAATGATggctgagaaatttaaaaatattgctacaCATACGAAATTTGTCAGCAAATGCCAGTTTTTGCCAAACTCCCTTTTGAATTCCATGCATCCCACATTTGGCTTCTCTTCGATGTCTCTGATGGGAATCATCATGTTGGGCACTGTTATAAGAAGGACCATTAGCCACACCACGGTCGATATCATTTTGGCAAATCCAGGTTCTTGGATCCGATAAATCTTGGAGCTGTATGTCAATTGAAGACAGTGATCAATGCTGACAAATGCTAAGAAAATAATTGACAAGTACATATTAATGTAGATGAGGCAGGCTGTCACTTGGCAGTGGAAAATCTTCAGCTTCCAGGGTGCCACACCCAAGTCAACAATGATTTTCACTGGTAATGCCAGAGTCAGCAGGAAATCAGCCGTAAGCAGGTTAATTAAGTATATGCTTACACACCTGTGATTTTTGTTCTGTACGAAAGCCCAGGTTGCAAAACCACTTCCAATAATTCCAACaaggaaaactaaataaaaaaaatatgtgaatggCTCCAGATCTCTGTAAACTGGGCAGAAGATAGAACTGTTTGTCATCTTGAGGGGAAGTAAGGAtgactctgttaaaaaaaaaaaaaatccgaagaatctgtttaaaaaaaagggttggggagggaggttagtaattaaaattagaaatgattttctttaaaaacatttgtattcaggggcgcttgggtggctcagtgggttaagcctctgcctttggctggggtcatggtctcagagtcctgggatcgagccccacgtggggctttctgctcagcagggagcctgcttcccccctctctctgcctgcctctctgcctacttgcgatctctctctgtcaaataaataaataaaacctttaaaaaaaaaaacacaacatttgTATTCAGAACACCTGGGTCacaatttttctaattcttagGTAGAATTTTATTGGTGAAATAGTTGGTGGGAACATCATGGTTTGTAGAGGAGGCCTGGGTTTTCCATGGTCTGATTTCATGATTTTGGGAAATCCCATAGATGTTTGCTTCTAGAATGGATATTTTTGACATCATACTTTTGCATTCTGATAACTCTTGTTACCACTTGGGTTGGAAGTTAGTTTTCAGAGGAGATAAGTGAACTGAAAttctgagaaacagagaggaaatgaGGGCAAAATGGTTTAGTTGTGGCAGAGCCTGAAGAGGTTTCAGTGAGGCTTCCTGGCTTGCTGTTTTCATAGATTGACAAGAGCTCCTCATGCTGGAGAAACCTAGGCTGAGAGGGACGATAACGGGGGACAGAAAATTATCCTGAAATTTAGagggaattattttaaaagtaggcCCTTCACTATGTCAAGTGCCAgaacatgttcatcatcattgCATTTCATCTTTCTGTTCAGCGAAAAGAGTTGAAGGGTTAGAATCTGGCTTGAATTGATGCTTATTCCTTCTTTATCCTTACTCCCATTCCCTAGTGACCTGGGCCTGTGATGTCCAGTATGTGGCCACTTGtgactactgagcacttgaaatgacAGCCACTTCAACAGCCAAATTGATCTGGGCTGTAAATGCAAAATACACAccaggttttaaagattttttttaaggaaatattataaaaaacaatACAAGTAGTAAAAGTGTGCACTATTTTGTACAAATAGAATAATTAGTAAAACATCTccatatttgtttttgtattcagCGTATGTTAAAATGATATTTCTGATGTTAGGttaaatatatgataaaaattaatttctcctgtttgtttttgccttttcaaaTGCAGCTACTGGATAATTTTAAAGTACCTCTGcggtttgttttctgtttctggtaAA encodes the following:
- the GPR171 gene encoding G-protein coupled receptor 171 isoform X3 — protein: MISTVVWLMVLLITVPNMMIPIRDIEEKPNVGCMEFKREFGKNWHLLTNFVCVAIFLNFSAIILISNCLVIRQLYRNKDNENYQYVKKALINILLVTTGYIICFVPYHIVRIPYTLSQTEVISDCPTRISLFKAKEATLLLAVSNLCFDPILYYHLSKAFRFTVTKTFASSKETTSPKEKSNGENNA
- the GPR171 gene encoding G-protein coupled receptor 171 isoform X2 translates to MTNSSIFCPVYRDLEPFTYFFYLVFLVGIIGSGFATWAFVQNKNHRCVSIYLINLLTADFLLTLALPVKIIVDLGVAPWKLKIFHCQVTACLIYINMYLSIIFLAFVSIDHCLQLTYSSKIYRIQEPGFAKMISTVVWLMVLLITVPNMMIPIRDIEEKPNVGCMEFKREFGKNWHLLTNFVCVAIFLNFSAIILISNCLVIRQLYRNKDNENYQYVKKALINILLVTTGYIICFVPYHIVRIPYTLSQTEVISDCPTRISLFKAKEATLLLAVSNLCFDPILYYHLSKAFRFTVTKTFASSKETTSPKEKSNGENNA
- the GPR171 gene encoding G-protein coupled receptor 171 isoform X1; amino-acid sequence: MQGMTRGQQKSFSKRIHKHTKGSTHQIEPLRETIIQLNYSQTTVSSTSICDTLKPHEKERKFFVQPAFVQWSCQCSCSGQTASSCFSEDTQGACSGSDNIPPESSLLPLKMTNSSIFCPVYRDLEPFTYFFYLVFLVGIIGSGFATWAFVQNKNHRCVSIYLINLLTADFLLTLALPVKIIVDLGVAPWKLKIFHCQVTACLIYINMYLSIIFLAFVSIDHCLQLTYSSKIYRIQEPGFAKMISTVVWLMVLLITVPNMMIPIRDIEEKPNVGCMEFKREFGKNWHLLTNFVCVAIFLNFSAIILISNCLVIRQLYRNKDNENYQYVKKALINILLVTTGYIICFVPYHIVRIPYTLSQTEVISDCPTRISLFKAKEATLLLAVSNLCFDPILYYHLSKAFRFTVTKTFASSKETTSPKEKSNGENNA